In Corynebacterium frankenforstense DSM 45800, the DNA window GGGGTGGGCGTGCTGCTTTACGCAGGCATCTGGCTGGTCAGCACGCGTGACGCCGGGACCGCCGACGCCCCGCCGACGCGCACCCGCGTGCCCGCTCTCGGGTGGTGGGGGCTGATCCTGGTCACCCTGGTGCTCGGCTCGACGATGTCGGTGAGCACCGACGGCGAGGGCGGGCTCCACGTCGAGCTCCTGGTGCCGCTGGTCGTCGTCGCGCTCGGCGCCGTGCTGGCCTGGCAGGCCTACGACCGCGGCGTGCGCGGGGCCGCCGGGGTCGCCTCCGTGCTCGTGGGTACGGGGCTGGTCTTCGTCGGTGTGGTCGTGCTGCTGGTGGGCACCAGCTCCGACGGCTTCGTCCAGGCGCTCACCGCCGTCGTGTTCACCCTGGCCGGCGTGGCCGTCATCGGCGTGCCCGCCGCGCTGCGCGTCTCCGAGCGGCTGTCCACCGAGCGCGCCGAGAAACTCGCCGGCGAGCAGCGCGCCGCGATCGCGGCCCACTTGCACGACTCGGTGCTGCAGACGCTCGCGCTGATCCAGAAGAACGCCGCCGAGCCCGAGACCGTCTCGCGCCTGGCGCGCAGCCAGGAGCGCGAGCTGCGCCAGTGGCTCTTCGACACCCAGGAGAAGCAGACCCTGAGCGTCTTCGGCGCACTGGAGCGCGCCTGCGGCGAGGTCGAGGACCTCTTCGGGTTGCACCTGGCACCCGTCACCGTCGGCGAGGACAGGCCGCTTTCCGACGCCGCGCAGGCCGCCGTCCTGGCCGCGCGCGAGGCGTGCGTGAACGTGGCCAAGCACGCCGGGGTGGACGGCGCGGACGTCTACGCCGAGCTGCTCGGCGGGCGCCTCGAGATCTTCGTGCGCGACCGCGGCCGCGGCTTCGATCCGGAGGCGGTGCCCGCCGACCGCCACGGGCTGGCCGACTCCGTGCACGGGCGCGTCGAGCGGGTGGGCGGCACCGCGACGGTGCGCTCGACGCCGGGGGAGGGCACCGAGGTGCGCGTGGCCGTGGAGCTCGACTGAGCGGGCCGGGCGCGGGCGGTATCCTTGGCCGCATGACCCGAGTCTTCCTCGTCGACGACCACTCCGTGTTCCGCTCCGGCGTGCGCGCCGAGCTGGGCGCCCAGCCCGGCTGCGAGATCGTCGGCGACGCCGGCACCGTCGCCGACGCCGTCACGGGGATCGTGCGCACCCGGCCCGACGTGGTGCTGCTCGACGTGCACATGCCCGACGGCGGCGGGGTGGCCGTCATCCGGCGGGTCCACGACGCGGGCGCGGAGCCGCGCTTTCTGGCGCTGAGCGTCTCCGACGCCGCCGAGGACGTCATCTCGGTCATCCGCGCCGGCGCGCGCGGCTACGTGACCAAGTCGATCGACGGCGCGGAGCTCGCCCACGCCGTCGAGCGCGTCGACGGCGGCGACGCCTACTTCTCGCCGCGGCTGGCCGGCTTCGTCCTCGACGCCTTCGCCGGCCACGGCCCGGCGGCCGCCGGCGCGCACGACCCTGTGGTCGACGAGCTGACCCCACGTGAGCTGGAGGTGCTGCGGCTTTTGGCGCGCGGCTACACCTACCGGGAGATCGGCAAGGAGCTGTTCATCTCCGTCAAGACCGTGGAGACGCACGCCTCCAACATCCTGCGCAAGACGCAGCAGTCCAACCGCTACGCGCTGTCGCGCTGGGCCGCCTCGCGCGACCTGGACTGAGCGGGCGGAAAGCCCGACCGGAACCGAAGGGAGTCAACCATGGCCGCACGTGAGCGCCGCGGACGCGAGCGCATCTTCTTCCACGTCGACCCCACCCGCACGCTGCTGTTCGCCCTGCTGTTCACGGCGATCTTCATCTGGCAGTCCGACCTCTACTGGGGCTGGTGGCTGCCGACGTTCCTCGGCATCTGGGCGGTCTTCTACGCCTGCCACCTGTTCTACGTGTGGGCGAACAACAAGATCCAGGACGTCTCCGAGCGCATCCGCGCCGAGCAGGACCGCCGCGGCGGCCGCTGAGCCCGACGCCGCCCCCCGCGACGTGCTCCCTCCCCGGCGCGGGGTGCGGCAGCGCCCCGGCCCCTACCGGCGGTACTTCGCCGCCGGGTGCGTGGCCGGAAGCAGGTCGGAACCCGCCACGCGCGCACGCAGGGTGCGCGGCGCGGCGTCGTCAATCGAATCCTCGGCCGAGACGAGCCCGCGCGCACGCAGCACCGGCACCACGTGCTCGGCGAAGGCGCGCATGTCGGGCCCGCGCAGGGCGTAGTCGACGTTGAAGCCGTCGACGCCGGACTCGCGCAGCCAGCGCTCGAGCTCGTCGGCGATCGTCGCACCCGAACCGACGAAGACCGGCCCGCGCCCGCCGATGGTCATGTGCGCGGCCAGGTCGCCGACGGTCCAGCGCCGCGTGGGGTCCAGGCTGGTGAAGGACTGCAGCGCGGAGCGGTTGCCCTGGATCTCGACGTCCTCGAGCACGTCGTCGGGGCCGTAGGTCGACAGGTCCAGCCCGGTCCAGCCGGCGAAGAGCGCGAGCGCGGCCTCCCGGTCGACGTAGCGCAGGTAGGACTCGTAGCGCTCGAAGGCGGCGGCGTCGGTCTCGGCGGCGATGGCGGTCACGGAGGTGATCGTGGTCAGCTCGGAGTCGGCGCGGCCCTCCCCGGCGAGCAGGCGGCGCGCCTCGGCGACCAGCGGGGCGACGTTGTCGGGCGTGGTGCCGGAGAAGAACAGCGCCTCGGCGTGGCGGGCGGCGAAGGCCAGGCCGCGCGGCGAGGAGCCGGCCTGGAAGAGGAACGGGGTGCGCTGCGGGCCGGGCAGGCTCACCGCCGCGCCCGGCACGTCGAACCACTCGCCCCTGTGCTCGATGGGGTGCACCTTGGCCGGGTCCATGTACACGCCCGACTCCGCGTCGGAGACCAGCGCCCCGGGCTCGATGGAGCCCTCCCACAGCGCGTAGCAGACCTCGGCGAACTCGTCGGCGCGGTCGTAGCGGGTGTCGTGGTCCAGCTCGGGGGCGCCGATGTTGCGCAGCGCGCCGGGCTGGTAGCCGGTGACGATGTTCCAGGCGATGCGCCCGCCGGTGAGCTGGTCGAGCGTGGCGAAGCGCCGGGCGAGCAGGTACGGCGACTCATACGAGGTGTTCGCCGTGACGCCGAACCCGAGGTGCCGGGTGGCCGCCGCCAGCGCGGAGATGAGCAGCATCGGGTCGAGCAGCGGGTACTGCATGCCGGCGCGGATGGCGGCCGCGCCGCTGCCGCCGTAGACGTCGTAGATGCCGGCGACGTCGGCGAGGAAGAGGGCGTCGAAGCCGGCCTCGTCGAGCATGCGCGCGTGGGAGACCCAGAAGTCCAGGTCGCGGTACTGCTCCGGCTCGGCGTCGGGGTGGCGCCACAGGCCGGAGGACTGGTGGGTGGGCACGAGCATGTCGAGTGCGGAGAGGAACATGACGGCAATTGTCGTCCGTGTCCTGGACCACGCGAAATTTTTGGCGCGCAAACCCCCGTTCAGGTGAGGTGCGCGTGCTTGACGACGCCCCGCCCGCGCGCCGTGGGCGCTACTCCTCCGGGTCGGCGAAGGCGAGCGCGCGGGTGCCGTCGACGTGCGGGAAGACCCAGAACATCCAGCCGAAGACGACGAGGAAGGCCACCAGCGTCACCCAGGTGGCCGCCGGGGCGAGCAGCGGGGCGAGCATGAGCGCGAGCCAGACCAGAAACAGCGGCAGCACCTGGCCCAGGCGCGGGCGGGCCTCGATGCCGCGCTTGTCCAGGAAGGCGCGCATCTCGCGGCGGTAGGGGTGTGAGAAGGTCAGCAGGCAGCCGGCGGCGACGGCGACGATCATCACGGCGACCTGCGCCCCACGGGGCAGCGGGGTGGTCAGCACGGCGACGGCGAGACCGAACAGCGCCGAGGTGCCCAGGCGCACCACCGGCGGGGTGGGGATCGGGGTCTGGTGTGCGTGCATGCTGCCGTATGCCGTGGTCATGGGGCCTCACGCTACCAGTTGACGCTCGGGCGGCGGGCGGGGGATAATCGCGGACGTGGATAGAACAGGCGTTCGTGGCGGGGAGCTGGCGGGGCTCGACCGTGCCGGCACCATCGCGGTGCTGCGCGAGAAGGTCGCCGCGCTCTCCGGCGGTGCGGGGGCGGGCGGCGGTGGCTCGACCGCCGACGCCGCGGTGGTCGATGCGGCGCACGTGCTCGGCCTCGGCGCGCGCCTGGACGCCGCCCTGCCGCTGACCCGCGGCGCGGTCACCGAGCTCGACGGGTGCGCCGCGCTGGTCGCCGAGGCGCTCGCCCGGGCGACCGCGGCGGGCTTGAGCGTCGGGGTCGTCGGCTGGCCGGAGCTCTCCTTCGCCGGGGTCGCCGAGGCCGGCGGGGAGCTTGACCGCGTGGTGGCCGTGCCGCGGGCCGGGGCGGAGCCGGCGGCGGTGGCCGGCGTGCTCGTCGACGGCCTGGACCTGGTGGTCTGGCGCGGTGCGGGCGAGCTCACCCCGCGTGCGGCGCGCCCGCTTCTGGCCCGGCTGCGCGGCGGCACGGCGGCGCTGCTGGCCGTTGGGGTGCGCGTGCCCTCGCCGCTGGCGCGGGTGAGCGCGCGCGTGACCGGCTTCGACGGGCTGGGCCGCGGCGCCGGGCGCATCCGGGTGCTCGAGATCGGCGTGCGGACCCTGGTGCGCGGGGCGGCGCCGCGGTCGACGGTGCTGCGCCTGGGGGCTCCGGGCCCGCTTGCCGACGCCGCGCGCGACGCCGGCGCGGGTGCCGAGGGCGCGGTCGACGACGCTGTCGGAGGGGTGCGGCGTTCCGCCGGGCGGCTGCGCGCGGTCTGAGTCCGGTCCTGACCGGCAGCGCTGGCGCACAGGTGTTCGATAGACGATAATCGGCCCCGTGACGGCGAATGCGGAGAGTGCGGAGCGGAGGCACGGGGACGCGCGCGGGGCGGCGGTCCCGCAGGCCCCGCGCGTCATCGCGCTGTGGTTCCCCGACTGGCCCGTGCAGGCCGCGGGGCTCACCGCCCCGGCCGCCGTCGTCGCCGAGCACCGCGTTCTCGCCTGCGGCACCGCCGCGCGGGCCGCCGGGGTCCGCCGCGGCATGCGGCTGCGCGCGGCCCAGGCGCTGTGCCCGGAGCTCGACGTCGCCGAGGCCGACGCCGACCGCGACGCGCGCGCCTTCGAGCCGGTGGCCGCGGGGCTCGACGAGGTCGCCGCCAGCGTCGAGGTGTTGCGCCCGGGCCTGGCGGTGGTCTCCGCGGGCGGGCCGGCGCGCTTCTTCGGCGGCGAGGACGCCGCGGTGGAGCGGCTGCTCGACGCCGCCGCCCGCCGGGGCGTGGACTGCCTGGCCGGGGTCGCCGACGAGCTGTCCACGGCGGTGCTCGCCGCCCGGCACGGCCGGGTCGTCGCCCCGGGCGCCTCCCGGGAGTTCCTGACCCCGCTGCCGCTCGCCGAGCTCGTCGCCGAGGTCGCCCTGGGCTGCGACGGGGAGACCGCGGCCACGCTGGTCGGCCTCGGGGTGCGCACGGCCGGGGAGCTGGCCGCCCTGCCCGGCCCGGCCGTGGTCACCCGGTTCGGCGCGGCCGGGGCGCGGCTGCGCGAGGTGGCCACGGCCGCCGGTGAGCGCCTGGTCGCCCCGCAGGCCGGGCGCCCGGACCTGGCGGTCGCCCTCGAGCCGTCGGAGCCGGTGGTGCGCGTCGACGCCGCGGCCTTCGCCGCCCGCCAGCTGGCCGCACGCCTGCACGCGCGCCTCGCCGAGGCCGGGGTGGCGTGCAACCGGCTGCGGGTGACCGCGGACTTCGCCGGCGGCGAGCGGCTGACGCGCGTGTGGCGCACCCGCGAGCCGCTGACCGAGTCCGCCACGGCCGACCGGGTGCGCTGGCAGCTCGACGGCTGGCTGACCGCCCGCGCCCTCGACGCCGCCCCGGGCCACCCCCGCGCCCCGCGGCCCGGTGCGGCGGGTGACGCCGATGCTGCCCCACGGCCTTCCCGTCCCTCCCGTCCCGCCGGTGCAGTCCATCCGGTCTCCGCGGCAGATCCGGCGCAGGCTGACGAGGGGCAGGACGCCTTCCCCGACCCCGACGACGGGCTGGTCGCGCTGACCCTCGACCCGGTCGAGGTCGCCGAGCCCGAGACCGTCGCCGCCCTGTGGGGCCGGCGCACCGGGGGAGAGGCCGCCCGCCGCGCCGTCGAGCGTGTCGTCTCCACCCTCGGGGCCGACGCCGTGCTCCAGCCACGCCTGATCGGCGGCCGCGGGGTGGCCGAGCGCGTCGAGCTCGTGCCCTACGGCGAGGCCCGCGAGGCGCCGCCCGAGGGCTCGTGGCCCGGCCGCATCCCGGGACCGCTGCCCGCGCGCCTCGGCGCGGGGCCGAACCACCCCGCCAGCCGGGTCACGCTCGTCGACGCCTCCGGGCGCCGCGTCGCCGTCACCGCCGAGGCCGAGCTCAGCGCCGCCCCCGCCGGGCTGGCCTGGGGCGGGCGCCGCTTCCGGGTCACCGGCTGGGCCGGCCCCTGGCCCGTCGACCGTCCCGAGCCGGTCGCCCGGCTCCAGGTCGCCGGCGAGGACGGCGAAGACGGCGCGGCCTACGCCTGGCTGCTCATCTGGCGCGCGGGCCGCTGGGCCATCGAGGCGCTCTACACCTAGGCCGCATGCCCGCGGCCGGGTCGTTTCTGCTGGGTCCCGTATTCACTTGCCCCTGCGCGCACCCCGCCCACGCGCGCCTCCACAGTCGGGCTCGCCCGCCGCACCAGCGCGCACACGGGTGAGGACTACATGGTCGCTCAGCTGGTCGGCCGGGCTCACCCGCACCTGCGTGCACACGTGCATGCGCGTATCCCATAAATTCCACGTTTGCGCTGTACCCCGCGCCCGCGCCACCACGCGCGCACGCCGCGCGGAACCGCCGACGGGGACCGACGGGACGTCGGCAAGCGCCACGAAGAATTAACGCGCACGCAACCCTGGCGTCGCCCTGGGGCGTCCCTGTGGACACGCTGGCCGACCAACCTGGGGGTGCGGCCCCGTGCGGACCGTCGAACCTGCACGCACATGGAGGCGGTGCCACCGGCGACGGCGGCCCGCCTCCCTCAGAGAAACCGGAGAGAGACAAGGGAACCGGGCCATGACTGCATCACCAACGACTCAGACGAAAAAGGGCGGTGAATCGCTCGCGTCCCAGGCCAACGACTGGGGCTGGCACCTGACCTTCGGCGCCATCTTCGCGGTCACCATCATCATCTTCACGCTGTGGTCTTTCGACTTCGTCGGCGACGGCGCC includes these proteins:
- a CDS encoding DNA polymerase Y family protein; translation: MQAAGLTAPAAVVAEHRVLACGTAARAAGVRRGMRLRAAQALCPELDVAEADADRDARAFEPVAAGLDEVAASVEVLRPGLAVVSAGGPARFFGGEDAAVERLLDAAARRGVDCLAGVADELSTAVLAARHGRVVAPGASREFLTPLPLAELVAEVALGCDGETAATLVGLGVRTAGELAALPGPAVVTRFGAAGARLREVATAAGERLVAPQAGRPDLAVALEPSEPVVRVDAAAFAARQLAARLHARLAEAGVACNRLRVTADFAGGERLTRVWRTREPLTESATADRVRWQLDGWLTARALDAAPGHPRAPRPGAAGDADAAPRPSRPSRPAGAVHPVSAADPAQADEGQDAFPDPDDGLVALTLDPVEVAEPETVAALWGRRTGGEAARRAVERVVSTLGADAVLQPRLIGGRGVAERVELVPYGEAREAPPEGSWPGRIPGPLPARLGAGPNHPASRVTLVDASGRRVAVTAEAELSAAPAGLAWGGRRFRVTGWAGPWPVDRPEPVARLQVAGEDGEDGAAYAWLLIWRAGRWAIEALYT
- a CDS encoding NtaA/DmoA family FMN-dependent monooxygenase (This protein belongs to a clade of FMN-dependent monooxygenases, within a broader family of flavin-dependent oxidoreductases, the luciferase-like monooxygenase (LMM) family, some of whose members use coenzyme F420 rather than FMN.), translating into MFLSALDMLVPTHQSSGLWRHPDAEPEQYRDLDFWVSHARMLDEAGFDALFLADVAGIYDVYGGSGAAAIRAGMQYPLLDPMLLISALAAATRHLGFGVTANTSYESPYLLARRFATLDQLTGGRIAWNIVTGYQPGALRNIGAPELDHDTRYDRADEFAEVCYALWEGSIEPGALVSDAESGVYMDPAKVHPIEHRGEWFDVPGAAVSLPGPQRTPFLFQAGSSPRGLAFAARHAEALFFSGTTPDNVAPLVAEARRLLAGEGRADSELTTITSVTAIAAETDAAAFERYESYLRYVDREAALALFAGWTGLDLSTYGPDDVLEDVEIQGNRSALQSFTSLDPTRRWTVGDLAAHMTIGGRGPVFVGSGATIADELERWLRESGVDGFNVDYALRGPDMRAFAEHVVPVLRARGLVSAEDSIDDAAPRTLRARVAGSDLLPATHPAAKYRR
- a CDS encoding ATP-binding protein produces the protein MFRKQSGARIRGEVAYPVYTRPREGAVFAGVAAGLARHLGVDVFWVRLVLLGLTVTGGVGVLLYAGIWLVSTRDAGTADAPPTRTRVPALGWWGLILVTLVLGSTMSVSTDGEGGLHVELLVPLVVVALGAVLAWQAYDRGVRGAAGVASVLVGTGLVFVGVVVLLVGTSSDGFVQALTAVVFTLAGVAVIGVPAALRVSERLSTERAEKLAGEQRAAIAAHLHDSVLQTLALIQKNAAEPETVSRLARSQERELRQWLFDTQEKQTLSVFGALERACGEVEDLFGLHLAPVTVGEDRPLSDAAQAAVLAAREACVNVAKHAGVDGADVYAELLGGRLEIFVRDRGRGFDPEAVPADRHGLADSVHGRVERVGGTATVRSTPGEGTEVRVAVELD
- a CDS encoding response regulator; its protein translation is MTRVFLVDDHSVFRSGVRAELGAQPGCEIVGDAGTVADAVTGIVRTRPDVVLLDVHMPDGGGVAVIRRVHDAGAEPRFLALSVSDAAEDVISVIRAGARGYVTKSIDGAELAHAVERVDGGDAYFSPRLAGFVLDAFAGHGPAAAGAHDPVVDELTPRELEVLRLLARGYTYREIGKELFISVKTVETHASNILRKTQQSNRYALSRWAASRDLD